The following coding sequences are from one Leucoraja erinacea ecotype New England chromosome 2, Leri_hhj_1, whole genome shotgun sequence window:
- the ptf1a gene encoding pancreas transcription factor 1 subunit alpha, protein MDTVLEQLAGLDTFSSAAAAAYLDDEDLFTAQSPRHHLDADEFLENDVDFLSSDMNEYYKEHRLARDGEHCDSGILSFTSSSSPFSFDCPDSASEVSPQFRATDGAAKRRRRIRSEVEMQHLRQAANVRERRRMQSINDAFEGLRTHIPTLPYEKRLSKVDTLRLAIGYINFLTELVQSDMPLGNPNNDPTVQPKKVIICHRVARSPSPNDPDYGLPPLAGHSLSWTDENQLKEQNIIRTAKVWTPEDPRKSNNKSFVNNIENEPPFDFAS, encoded by the exons ATGGATACCGTGCTGGAGCAGCTCGCCGGCCTCGACACCTTCTCcagcgccgccgccgccgcctactTGGACGATGAAGACCTGTTCACAGCCCAGTCGCCCAGGCATCACCTGGACGCAGACGAGTTCCTGGAGAACGACGTGGACTTTCTGAGCAGCGACATGAACGAATACTACAAGGAGCACAGGCTGGCGCGGGATGGGGAGCACTGCGACTCGGGCATCCTGTCTTTCACCTCGTCCTCCTCGCCCTTTTCCTTTGACTGTCCCGACAGCGCTTCCGAGGTGTCCCCGCAGTTTAGAGCAACCGACGGCGCTGCAAAGAGACGCAGGAGGATCCGCTCAGAAGTTGAAATGCAGCACCTCAGGCAGGCTGCAAATGTCCGGGAGCGCAGACGCATGCAGTCCATCAACGATGCGTTTGAGGGTCTCCGGACTCACATACCAACGCTACCTTATGAAAAACGACTTTCAAAAGTTGATACCCTCCGACTGGCAATCGGTTACATCAACTTCTTGACCGAACTTGTTCAATCTGACATGCCTTTAGGAAATCCAAACAACGACCCTACAGTCCAACCTAAAAAAGTCATAATCTGCCATAGAGTTGCAA GATCGCCATCTCCCAATGACCCAGACTATggtctgcctcctctggcagggcACTCTTTGTCGTGGACTGACGAGAATCAGCTTAAAGAACAAAATATCATCAGGACGGCAAAAGTTTGGACTCCAGAAGATCCCAGAAAATCTAACAACAAATCTTTCGTGAATAATATTGAGAACGAACCACCTTTTGACTTTGCCTCGTAG